In Planctomycetaceae bacterium, a single genomic region encodes these proteins:
- a CDS encoding SDR family oxidoreductase, with amino-acid sequence MTSDSNIQRVAIITGASSGIGMEIALAYAAKGYAVVLAARRARRLETIAEACRAAHPHAQAMVAATDVADESQVRHLVTAAQQAFGRIDVMVNNAGYGHFGLVHEIDTRELREIFDVNFFGVFYGCKAVAPIMIAQGSGHIFNISSVLGKRGSPFYGAYSASKFAICGLTDSLRVELRPMGVRVTSVCPGLIETEFSEHVVNSPDRAKSEFFKKIRRMPAAVAARKIVALTGKNRPEIVLTAGGKFLTCIAALSPRLTDKMMAVYYRDQLKMAGMDQK; translated from the coding sequence ATGACATCCGACTCGAACATTCAACGCGTAGCGATAATCACCGGCGCCTCGTCCGGCATCGGCATGGAGATCGCCCTGGCGTACGCCGCCAAAGGATACGCCGTCGTGCTGGCCGCCCGACGGGCGCGGCGACTGGAGACCATCGCCGAGGCCTGCCGCGCCGCTCACCCGCACGCCCAGGCCATGGTCGCCGCCACCGATGTCGCCGACGAGAGCCAGGTCCGTCATCTCGTGACCGCCGCCCAACAGGCCTTCGGCCGCATCGACGTGATGGTCAACAACGCCGGCTATGGGCACTTCGGTCTCGTCCACGAGATCGACACGCGCGAGCTGCGCGAGATCTTCGACGTGAACTTTTTCGGCGTCTTTTACGGCTGCAAGGCCGTCGCGCCGATCATGATCGCCCAGGGCAGCGGGCACATCTTCAATATCTCCTCCGTGCTGGGCAAGCGCGGCTCGCCGTTCTACGGGGCGTATAGCGCCAGCAAGTTCGCCATCTGCGGGCTGACCGACTCGCTGCGCGTGGAGCTTCGTCCGATGGGCGTTCGCGTCACCAGCGTCTGCCCGGGCCTCATCGAGACTGAGTTTTCCGAGCACGTCGTCAACAGCCCCGACCGCGCGAAGTCCGAGTTCTTCAAGAAGATCCGCCGCATGCCCGCCGCGGTGGCCGCCAGGAAGATCGTCGCCCTGACGGGCAAAAACAGACCCGAGATCGTCCTGACCGCCGGCGGAAAGTTCCTCACCTGCATCGCCGCCCTGAGCCCCCGCCTTACCGACAAGATGATGGCCGTCTATTACCGCGACCAACTCAAGATGGCGGGGATGGATCAGAAGTAG
- a CDS encoding zinc ribbon domain-containing protein has translation MDCTHCGTQLEPGFKWCPGCGQSTAPTELAVPAAPRRFSRWVFLAVAATAVGVIALVLTLTRSPVPLDYGPAEAANLELTTAPGLLVEILPSAKSLAKTRFEAFDVSPSGVIIVRVDSRLLDMASGEELFTTPNPVQSFAFVGDALTAIDADGNLASFEEGTLHRIGKPPVEHASLAPASDHSRLFFYRNEEGWLSDSPALAAMKQSSIKVLTGSPNAITAVGGDAYQTLFATKNALFQVLTPGRPSLVLALPDPTQTILGVGIAGTATYFSTERAVYAYQDGIIVPLVLGLGGELRVRGGDVYVLDARQRRIYRIAPIKGGSS, from the coding sequence ATGGACTGCACGCACTGTGGCACTCAACTCGAGCCTGGTTTCAAATGGTGTCCCGGCTGTGGCCAATCGACCGCTCCAACGGAACTCGCCGTCCCTGCCGCTCCGCGCCGATTTTCGCGCTGGGTCTTCCTGGCCGTCGCCGCCACGGCTGTCGGCGTCATCGCATTGGTCCTGACACTGACCCGCTCCCCGGTCCCATTGGACTACGGGCCGGCAGAAGCGGCGAACCTTGAACTCACCACCGCGCCCGGCCTTCTGGTTGAGATCCTGCCCTCGGCCAAGTCGCTTGCAAAAACCCGGTTCGAGGCGTTTGATGTGTCGCCCTCGGGCGTGATTATTGTTCGCGTGGACTCAAGGCTCCTCGATATGGCCAGCGGGGAAGAGCTATTCACCACGCCCAATCCGGTGCAATCTTTTGCCTTCGTGGGCGATGCCCTGACCGCTATCGATGCCGACGGCAACCTCGCCTCATTCGAAGAGGGAACCCTTCATCGGATCGGCAAACCGCCCGTGGAGCACGCCAGTCTGGCGCCTGCCAGTGATCACAGCCGGCTCTTCTTCTATCGAAATGAGGAGGGATGGCTTTCCGATTCCCCCGCACTGGCGGCGATGAAACAGTCATCCATCAAGGTGCTGACCGGATCGCCCAACGCGATCACCGCCGTCGGCGGGGACGCGTATCAGACACTCTTCGCGACGAAGAACGCGCTGTTCCAGGTCTTGACGCCCGGCCGCCCGTCCCTGGTCCTGGCCCTTCCAGACCCGACGCAGACGATCCTGGGCGTCGGCATCGCAGGCACCGCCACCTACTTCTCGACCGAACGTGCGGTCTACGCGTATCAGGACGGCATTATCGTTCCGCTCGTGCTCGGCCTGGGGGGCGAGCTTCGCGTGCGCGGCGGCGACGTGTATGTCCTCGATGCCCGCCAGCGCCGCATTTACCGCATCGCCCCGATCAAAGGAGGATCCTCATGA